From Ascochyta rabiei chromosome 12, complete sequence, the proteins below share one genomic window:
- a CDS encoding cell wall protein Ecm33, which yields MSSFLKIALPALAIAGSASAACNTTATLTIQNAGDATALAACSTFSGSIAVATGTTDDIAFTSVKRITGDLVVADNSDIKRLSADTLDTIDGEMRLSGLTRLNAVDFPKLKTVESIKWDALPNLQTIGFTSEVTKADKIDIQNTALRSLKGINIEQADTIFIANNGYIDEIAMQLGNVTESLTLANNNEDLKVTLPNLIWAANLTFRFVGSLEMPSLETLNGSLGLYNNGFETFSAPNLTTIGEALALVANEELSNLTFPQLTKISGNLQIANNTNLTTIDGFPELTSIGGAFDISGNMSTVETPKLNSVKGAFNLQSTGNISDVCANFYKPLKDKKYIQSTKYLCQGALVNPGQSGSKPTSQSGSGSSDKTGAATSLSAVNGALGLAAMAAVFLL from the exons ATGTCGTCCTTCCTCAAGATCGCCCTGCCGGCCCTGGCCATTGCAGGCTCCGCCTCCG CTGCCTGCAACACTACCGCGACCCTCACCATCCAGAACGCCGGCGATGCGACCGCCCTTGCCGCATGCTCGACCTTCTCTGGTTCCATCGCTGTGGCAACCGGCACCACCGACGACATCGCCTTCACCAGCGTCAAGCGCATCACCGGCGATCTGGTCGTGGCCGACAACTCGGACATCAAGCGTCTCAGCGCTGACACGCTCGACACGATCGACGGCGAGATGCGCCTGTCCGGCTTGACTCGCCTCAACGCCGTCGACTTCCCCAAGCTCAAGACGGTCGAGTCGATCAAGTGGGACGCTCTCCCCAACCTCCAGACCATCGGTTTCACCTCCGAGGTCACCAAGGCCGACAAGATCGACATCCAGAACACGGCTCTCCGCTCCCTCAAGGGCATCAACATCGAGCAGGCCGACACCATTTTCATTGCCAACAACGGCTACATTGACGAGATCGCCATGCAGCTCGGCAACGTCACCGAGTCGCTGACCCTGGCCAACAACAACGAGGACCTCAAGGTCACGCTGCCCAACCTGATCTGGGCCGCTAACCTGACCTTCCGTTTCGTCGGTTCCCTCGAGATGCCCTCCCTCGAGACCCTGAACGGATCTCTGGGTCTGTACAACAACGGCTTCGAGACCTTCTCCGCTCCCAACCTGACCACGATCGGCGAGGCCCTTGCCCTTGTCGCCAACGAGGAGCTTTCGAACCTCACCTTCCCCCAGCTTACCAAGATCTCTGGTAACCTGCAAATcgccaacaacaccaacctTACCACCATCGACGGTTTCCCGGAGCTGACCAGCATTGGCGGTGCTTTCGACATCTCTGGCAACATGAGCAC TGTTGAGACCCCTAAACTTAACAGCGTCAAGGGTGCCTTCAACTTGCAGTCCACTGGCAACATCTCCGACGTCTGCGCCAACTTCTACAAGCCTCTCAAGGACAAGAAGTACATTCAGAGCACCAAGTACCTGTGCCAGGGCGCGCTCGTCAACCCCGGCCAGAGCGGCAGCAAGCCCACCAGCCAGTCCGGCTCCGGCTCCAGCGACAAGACTGGTGCTGCAACCAGCCTTTCCGCTGTCAACGGTGCTCTTGGTCTGGCTGCCATGGCTGCTGTCTTCCTTCTCTAA
- a CDS encoding DNA-3-methyladenine glycosylase II yields MSLRRSSRNALKKESVTSEPGNIVKKIVGAGKGSTVPKQASAVAKKASAPRKRKTTGSATDVQANGSDVGESKYPDVARRVEPLPVPADAPPAADPPSPALPPKRRRKTNNSSPAEPAPSTPAPSAVLSKPPAGRKYSLHVFDTLASDHARPVSPHLSNAPLLSPNNPHVAVVAAGESPAKKARKAKAPLPPDVGSPVKPANATVDTLLRDAEAFLVRADETGKLEGLIANKRCEVFSPAGLGEVVDPFTALASGIIGQQVSGQAASSIRRRFTSLFPDTHPAFPAPSQVLSKDIPTLRTAGLSQRKAEYITGLAEKFASGALTAEGLVSASDEALIEQLVAVRGLGRWSVEMFACFGLKRMDVFSTGDLGVQRGMAAYMGRDISKLKNKGGKWKYMSEAEMLSIASRFSPYRSLFMWYMWRIADVETEVLE; encoded by the exons ATGTCTCTGCGGCGGTCATCGAGAAATGCGTTGAAGAAAGAATCCGTAACTTCGGAGCCTGGGAACATAGTGAAAAAGATAGTCGGGGCTGGGAAGGGCAGTACAGTGCCCAAGCAGGCCAGCGCAGTAGCCAAGAAAGCCAGCGCACCGCGGAAACGAAAAACCACGGGATCAGCGACAGATGTGCAAGCCAACGGATCAGACGTCGGGGAGTCGAAATACCCCGACGTCGCAAGGCGAGTAGAGCCCTTGCCCGTCCCAGCAGATGCGCCCCCCGCCGCGGACCCCCCTTCACCCGCGCTCCCCCCCAAGCGGCGCCGGAAAACAAACAACAGCTCGCCAGCGGAACCTGCACCCTCCACGCCAGCCCCGTCAGCTGTGCTGTCGAAACCCCCAGCCGGGAGAAAATATTCACTCCACGTATTCGACACCCTCGCCTCTGACCACGCCCGCCCCGTATCCCCACATCTGAGCAACGCGCCCCTCCTCTCCCCCAACAACCCCCACGTCGCCGTCGTCGCGGCCGGCGAGTCGCCGGCCAAGAAGGCGCGGAAAGCAAAGGCGCCGCTGCCGCCGGACGTGGGATCGCCTGTCAAGCCGGCCAATGCGACGGTGGACACGCTGTTGCGGGACGCCGAGGCGTTTCTAGTGCGTGCGGACGAGACGGGCAAGTTGGAGGGGTTGATTGCTAACAAGCGGTGCGAGGTGTTTAGTCCCGCCGGGTTGGGGGAGGTGGTGGATCCGTTTACGGCGCTGGCCAGTGGGATTATCGGACAGCAG GTATCCGGACAAGCCGCCTCCTCAATCCGCAGGAGATTTACCTCTCTCTTCCCAGACACGCACCCGGCCTTCCCCGCCCCGTCCCAGGTTCTGAGCAAAGACATCCCCACGCTGCGCACCGCCGGCCTCTCGCAGCGCAAAGCAGAGTACATCACGGGTTTGGCGGAGAAGTTCGCATCGGGGGCCTTGACGGCTGAGGGGTTGGTGAGCGCAAGCGACGAGGCGCTAATTGAGCAGCTGGTGGCGGTGCGCGGGCTGGGGCGGTGGAGTGTGGAGATGTTTGCGTGTTTTGGGTTGAAACGGATGGATGTTTTTAGTACGGGAGATTTGGGCGTGCA ACGAGGCATGGCCGCATACATGGGCCGCGACATCTCCAAGCTGAAGAACAAGGGTGGCAAGTGGAA ATACATGTCCGAGGCAGAGATGCTGTCGATAGCGAGCCGATTCTCGCCCTACCG GTCCTTGTTCATGTGGTATATGTGGCGGATTGCAGATGTGGAGACCGAGGTGCTGGAATAG
- a CDS encoding Cytochrome b-c1 complex subunit 7 → MSAPSLAPMIMKRPWLQRWMKPLANWYTNAAGYRQLGLRADDLLPEENDVVHTALKRLRPQEAYDRVFRLRRAFQLSMSHQLLPKEEWTKDTPYLTKYIEEIETEMAEREDLEAMVISKRQSNANAGH, encoded by the exons ATGTCCGCGCCGTCTCTCGCCCCCATGATCATGAAGCGCCCGTGGCTGCAGCGCTGGATGAAGCCCCTCGCCAACTGGTACACCAACGCCGCCGGCTACAGGCAGCTGGGCCTGAG GGCCGATGACCTGCTCCCCGAGGAGAACGACGTCGTCCACACCGCCCTCAAGCGCCTCCGACCCCAGGAGGCCTACGACCGCGTCTTCCGTCTGCGCCGCGCCTTCCAG CTGTCCATGAGCCATCAGCTCTTGCCCAAGGAGGAGTGGACCAAG GACACACCCTACCTCACCAAGTACATCGAGGAGATCGAGACCGAGATGGCCGAGCGCGAGGACCTCGAGGCCATGGTCATCTCCAAGAGGCAGAGCAACGCCAACGCCGGCCACTAG
- a CDS encoding Cytosolic copper metallochaperone, giving the protein MSEHNYKFNIAMSCGGCSGAVERVLKKLEGVKSYNVSLETQTADIVTEDSLSYETVLEKIKKTGKVVKSGEADGSPRDV; this is encoded by the exons ATGTCCGAACACAACTACAAGTTCAACATCGCCATGAGCTGCGGTGGCTGCTCCGGTGCCGTTGAGCGCGTGCTCAAGAAGCTCGAGG GCGTCAAATCGTACAATGTCTCCCTCGAGACACAGACCGCCGACATCGTCACCGAAGACTCGCTCTCGTACGAAACCGTCCTCGAGAAGATCAAGAAGACGGGCAAGGTCGTCAAGTCCGGCGAGGCTGACGGCTCGCCAAGGGACGTCTAA
- a CDS encoding pH-response regulator protein palA/rim20 yields the protein MASNILFLPFRKSHSVNLTEAIKQYISSKYDQHPDMFKPDLETIEKLRSTAVHAQEPHPSNIPKLQQYAAQLVWLSGKFPVDIGVEFPWYPALGYNTSRPVSRNNLRYELANVMFNLAAMYSQLAMSSNRSTPDGLKVAANNFCLAAGVISHLRNTVLPELRTEPPEDMDLMTLDCLEKLMLAQGQECFWQKAVKDGLKDATIAKLAARVSDLYNEACEAGIQSDSVSSEWIHHMTAKHHHFAAAAQYRAACDCLEKRKYGEEVARLRDSLTCVNEALKEQRYINKLVLADLNGLKNRVSEDLKRAEKDNDMIYLLPVTPKAELKILDRANMVVSRVPKEIAESNALLGEKGELGPALFSKLVPYSVHLAASIYVDRRDRLVNTTIVEELENLTAQIHEVLRSLNLPGSLQALEKPLGLPPGLMAHAEEIRQQDGIHRLERSMEDTKKLMYSDQAVYSEGVDILKSEAVEDENARRRYGTALWTRSPAEQAAPKLYAQIKEIDGYFKAAANSDNIVKTKLRENEHFIRLLGGPDHDLENYVPSGRRPAITGDVEREAGKLRGCFNEVSRLESRRRRKIEALRTKAKQDDINPELLREAARLEREYPMQTIEAVQFEGLFDRRLQMYDVDQDMVQEEGKEQIEAIKRLQDANASFLIARRGDQSTRQREQALQNLENAYFKYKEIISNSDVGRKFYNDLAKIVNRFRDDARSFAYQRKSEASQMESDLATRMSSLNLQQATSNSLQQQKKADAQNPQYGAEAHAETPLTAPKPTRASVPPGGMWTPDVGIKFGSGGVPTSSGNARPTNGPAQDGRWDPTKGLKFA from the exons ATGGCTTC CAATAttctctttcttccttttcgGAAGTCCCATTCCGTCAACCTCACCGAAGCCATAAAGCAGTATATATCCTCCAAATATGACCAGCATCCGGACATGTTCAAGCCCGACCTGGAGACCATTGAAAAGCTGCGGTCGACCGCCGTACACGCGCAGGAGCCGCACCCAAGCAACATACCCAAGCTACAGCAGTATGCAGCACAGCTCGTATGGCTGAGTGGGAAGTTCCCCGTCGACATTGGCGTCGAGTTCCCATGGTACCCGGCTTTGGGATACAATACGAGTCGGCCTGTGTCGCGCAACAATCTTCGTTACGAGCTTGCGAACGTCATGTTCAATCTCGCCGCTATGTACTCCCAGCTGGCCATGTCATCGAATCGAAGTACGCCAGATGGCTTGAAGGTGGCCGCCAATAACTTCTGCTTGGCTGCTGGTGTCATCTCACATCTGAGAAACACAGTGCTGCCTGAGCTCCGAACCGAGCCTCCTGAAGACATGGACCTTATGACGCTGGATTGTCTGGAGAAGCTCATGCTGGCTCAGGGCCAGGAGTGCTTCTGGCAGAAGGCTGTCAAGGACGGGTTGAAAGACGCAACCATCGCCAAGCTCGCCGCTCGAGTCTCAGACCTGTACAACGAAGCGTGCGAGGCAGGCATACAGTCTGATTCTGTCAGCAGCGAGTGGATACACCATATGACGGCCAAGCATCACCActtcgccgccgccgctcaATACCGGGCCGCTTGTGATTGCTTAGAGAAGCGCAAGTACGGCGAGGAGGTTGCAAGATTGAGGGACAGTCTCACGTGTGTGAACGAGGCTCTCAAGGAACAACGGTACATCAACAAGCTTGTGCTGGCTGATCTCAACGGTCTCAAGAACAGGGTCAGCGAGGATCTGAAGCGAGCTGAAAAGGACAACGACATGATCTACTTGCTACCCGTCACACCCAAAGCCGAACTAAAGATACTCGACCGAGCCAACATGGTCGTCTCTCGAGTACCCAAGGAGATTGCTGAATCGAACGCACTGCTGGGAGAGAAGGGCGAGCTTGGTCCAGCTCTCTTTTCCAAGCTGGTACCTTATTCCGTGCACCTGGCAGCGAGCATATACGTCGATCGTCGTGATCGATTGGTCAACACCACCATCGTTGAGGAGCTCGAGAACCTCACGGCTCAAATCCACGAGGTGCTTCGCAGCCTCAACCTGCCTGGATCTCTTCAAGCTCTCGAGAAGCCTCTAGGACTACCACCAGGCCTGATGGCTCACGCAGAAGAGATTCGACAGCAAGATGGTATCCATCGCCTAGAACGGTCAATGGAAGACACCAAAAAACTCATGTACAGTGATCAAGCCGTGTACAGTGAGGGTGTAGACATTTTGAAATCAGAAGCCGTGGAGGACGAGAATGCACGGCGACGATACGGAACTGCTCTGTGGACTCGGTCGCCTGCAGAACAAGCCGCACCGAAGCTCTACGCGCAGATCAAGGAGATCGATGGCTACTTCAAGGCTGCTGCAAACAGCGACAACATCGTCAAGACCAAGTTGAGGGAGAACGAGCACTTCATCAGACTACTTGGTGGGCCTGATCACGATCTCGAAAACTACGTACCGAGCGGTCGCAGGCCAGCTATCACAGGGGACGTTGAGCGAGAAGCTGGCAAGCTGCGCGGCTGCTTCAACGAAGTCAGCCGTTTGGAAAGCAGAAGGCGGCGAAAGATTGAGGCTCTGCGAACGAAAGCGAAGCAAGACGACATCA ACCCAGAGTTGCTGCGCGAAGCGGCTCGCTTGGAACGGGAGTATCCCATGCAAACCATTGAGGCTGTACAGTTTGAAGGGCTCTTTGATAGGCGGCTGCAGATGTACGACGTTGACCAGGACATGGTCCAGGAAGAAGGGAAAGAACAGATCGAGGCGATCAAGCGGCTGCAAGATGCCAACGCGTCCTTTTTGATTGCTCGCCGGGGCGATCAATCGACGAGACAGCGTGAACAAGCGCTGCAAAACCTGGAGAATGCGTACTTCAAGTACAAGGAAATCATCTCGAACTCTGATGTAGGCCGGAAGTTCTACAACGATCTCGCCAAGATTGTCAACCGGTTCCGCGACGACGCACGCAGCTTTGCTTACCAACGAAAATCCGAGGCATCGCAGATGGAGAG CGATCTGGCTACTCGCATGAGCTCCTTGAACCTCCAGCAAGCCACCTCCAACTCACTGCAGCAGCAAAAGAAGGCCGATGCGCAAAACCCGCAGTATGGTGCGGAAGCGCACGCCGAGACGCCTCTGACGGCCCCGAAGCCGACAAGAGCAAGCGTGCCTCCAGGTGGAATGTGGACGCCCGATGTTGGGATCAAATTTGGCAGTGGTGGCGTTCCTACCTCTTCAGGCAACGCGCGACCAACCAATGGCCCTGCGCAAGACGGGCGTTGGGATCCTACCAAGGGGCTGAAATTTGCTTAA
- a CDS encoding DNA-binding transcription factor, which yields MDGLQQRGRSPSAGQRAHIRQTPSPSPHAPLHNNVSSLDFDPSQLLNNPSSFAATNAQLNPAQYLSTLQPQSFPHPQHQHQHQHQHQHQALADQTFLHSNPALSQHNTPHFGPQGSSLTPDHLDITNPGPAEFNTFFSQTDLNQPQAIHPASFGNTLDPHLLDASHPQPQQQQQQQQQQQQQQQQSLSINPSDLMAQMATTQSHAPTPPHLLPNMSSQRSPSPHASPHQNQGAFSPPNHSRHASLGQSSLDPSAAYGQGTEWANMANFRGHRRTPSESAYSDISSAHASPFLVTHDSFEETQPSPNLNAQPDPQLFQNPISQFDHFNLNDGSHISPGHSPAISPRLIPQQQSLPQFMPGSFGLESNMNNHFVQQQNMAAYQNQGAEPFPSLNEFGQADTMSPPEINIDFAPPSRQASFEPPKPGSTADALTDTLSPPDRSRSRNRTRAKSDPFSSVSSRASTPGSEVHRSLSPSAAKSRSPSPSGKSSRRSSTSSVPNRDYILELADPSRPANPADGSNLKRTQKHPATFQCTLCPKRFTRAYNLRSHLRTHTDERPFVCSVCGKAFARQHDRKRHEGLHSGEKKFVCRGNLKDNGHWGCGRRFARADALGRHFRSEAGRVCIRPLLEEEAQEKDGWDGQQQQPASNGNGMFNPVPQNFGGMMQTQPGYEAFPQLTQAPQSFLPAALLVQYPALATMDWNSMPVGGPDEADEISGRSSFDASSGGEYFEDESDYQQGQQPVYSGNNSGWVSDSYDGRN from the exons ATGGACGGCTTGCAGCAGCGCGGGCGCTCACCGTCTGCGGGGCAGCGCGCTCATATAAGGCAAACCCCCTCGCCGTCACCCCATGCGCCCTTGCACAACAACGTCTCCAGCCTCGATTTCGATCCATCGCAGCTGCTGAACAACCCCTCCAGCTTCGCCGCCACCAACGCCCAGCTCAACCCCGCCCAGTACCTGTCCACCCTCCAGCCGCAGTCCTTCCCTCACccccagcaccagcaccagcaccagcaccagcaccagcaccaggcGCTCGCCGACCAGACCTTCCTCCACTCCAACCCAGCCTTGTCGCAGCACAACACGCCGCACTTTGGGCCGCAGGGCAGCAGCCTCACGCCTGACCACCTCGACATCACCAATCCTGGCCCGGCCGAGTTCAACACCTTCTTCTCCCAGACCGACCTGAACCAGCCCCAGGCCATCCACCCTGCCTCGTTTGGCAACACGCTAGACCCCCACCTGCTCGACGCCTCCCACccacagccacagcagcagcagcagcagcagcagcagcagcagcagcagcagcagcagagcctCTCGATCAACCCCAGCGACCTGATGGCCCAGATGGCTACCACACAGTCCCACGCCCCCACACCGCCACACCTGCTGCCAAACATGAGCAGCCAGCGCAGCCCCAGCCCTCACGCTTCGCCGCACCAGAACCAGGGCGCCTTCTCTCCACCCAACCACTCGCGACATGCGTCCTTGGGCCAGTCCTCTCTCGACCCCAGCGCAGCATACGGCCAAGGCACGGAATGGGCGAACATGGCGAACTTTAGGGGGCACAGGAGGACGCCTAGCGAGAGCGCGTACTCGGACATCTCCTCGGCGCATGCCTCGCCCTTCCTAGTCACACACGATAGCTTCGAAGAGACACAACCCTCGCCGAACCTCAACGCGCAACCCGACCCCCAGCTCTTTCAGAATCCCATCTCGCAATTCGATCACTTCAACTTGAACGACGGCTCGCACATCAGCCCCGGCCACAGCCCTGCCATCTCGCCGCGCCTGATCCCGCAGCAGCAGTCACTTCCACAGTTCATGCCTGGCAGCTTTGGCCTCGAGTCCAACATGAACAACCACTTCGTGCAACAGCAGAACATGGCCGCCTACCAGAATCAGGGCGCAGAACCGTTCCCCTCGCTGAACGAATTCGGCCAGGCTGATACAATGTCGCCACCCGAGATCAACATCGACTTCGCACCGCCCTCGCGACAAGCTAGCTTTGAGCCCCCCAAGCCCGGATCCACTGCCGATGCTCTGACCGACACGCTGAGTCCGCCAGATCGAT CAAGGAGCCGCAATAGGACACGCGCCAAATCCGATCCCTTCAGCAGCGTGAGCTCGCGCGCATCAACTCCTGGCTCAGAAGTTCATCGATCGTTGTCTCCCAGCGCTGCAAAGTCGCGCTCCCCCTCTCCTTCTGGCAAGTCTTCTCGCCGCTCATCTACATCGAGTGTTCCCAATCGTGACTACATTCTGGAACTCGCCGATCCCTCAAGACCTGCCAACCCTGCCGACGGCTCCAATCTCAAGCGCACGCAAAAGCACCCCGCGACCTTCCAGTGTACACTCTGTCCGAAGCGTTTCACCAGAGCCTACAACTTGCGGTCTCATCTGCGCACTCATACGGATGAGCGACCGTTTGTGTGTAGCGTTTGCGGCAAAGCGTTCGCTCGTCAGCACGATCGGAAGCGACACGAGGGCCTTCACTCTGGCGAGAAGAAGTTTGTTTGCCGTGGTAACCTCAAAGACAACGGCCATTGGGGCTGCGGCAGGCGGTTCGCCCGTGCAGATGCTCTCGGTCGTCATTTCAGATCCGAGGCGGGCCGTGTCTGCATACGTCCCCTGCTCGAGGAAGAAGCCCAAGAGAAGGATGGCTGGGACggccagcagcaacagccaGCGAGCAACGGTAACGGCATGTTCAACCCCGTACCTCAGAACTTTGGCGGCATGATGCAGACACAGCCTGGCTACGAGGCGTTCCCTCAGTTGACACAAGCACCGCAATCCTTCCTGCCCGCTGCCCTTCTGGTCCAGTACCCTGCACTTGCGACCATGGACTGGAACTCGATGCCAGTTGGCGGGCCAGATGAAGCGGACGAGATCAGCGGCCGCAGCAGCTTCGACGCTAGCAGTGGAGGAGAGTACTTTGAGGACGAGAGCGACTACCAACAGGGCCAGCAACCAGTCTATTCCGGAAACAACAGCGGCTGGGTGAGCGATAGCTACGATGGGCGAAACTAA
- a CDS encoding cell division control protein — translation MAAALPQSIFPDSYVGFDSITKQIEKKSVKRGFQFNVICVGQTGLGKSTLINTIFASHLIDSKGRFHPDEEPRTTTTIHPVSHTIEENGVRLRLNIVDTPGYGDLINNERCWDPIVKYIKDQHSAYLRKELTAQRERYLQDTRIHCCLFFIQPSGHALKPIDIVVLKKLSEFVNVVPVIAKADSLTLEERAAFKERIKAEFQFHNLRMYPYDNEEDDQDEIAHKNQIKDLIPFAVIGSEKTVVVNGQNVRGRQTKWGVINVEDENHCEFVYLRDFLTRTHLQDLIETTAQIHYESFRAKQLLALKESSAVGGHSSRPISPSADRELSRNSQRMTMNGY, via the exons ATGGCTGCCGCACTCCCGCAGTCCATCTTTCCGGACAGCTACGTCGGTTTCGACAGCATCACCAAGCAGATCGAGAAGAAGTCGGTGAAGCGGGGGTTCCAGTTCAACGTCATCTGCGTCG GCCAGACGGGCCTCGGAAAGTCGACGCTCATCAACACCATCTTCGCGTCCCACCTCATCGACAGCAAGGGCCGCTTCCACCCTGACGAGGAGCCCCGCACAACCACCACCATCCACCCCGTCTCGCACACCATCGAGGAGAACGGcgtgcgtctgcgtctgaaCATTGTCGACACGCCTGGCTACGGCGACCTGATCAACAACGAGCGCTGCTGGGACCCCATCGTCAAGTACATCAAGGACCAGCACAGCGCCTACCTCCGCAAGGAGCTCACAGCCCAGCGTGAGAGATATCTCCAGGACACACGCATCCACTGCTGCTTGTTCTTCATCCAGCCTTCTGGCCACGCACTGAAGCCCATCGACATTGTTGTGTTGAAGAAGCTTAGCGAGTTCGTCAACGTTGTGCCTGTCATTGCCAAGGCGGACAGCTTGACCCTCGAGGAGCGCGCTGCTTTCAAGGAGAGGATAAAGGCCGAGTTCCAGTTCCACAACCTGCGCATGTACCCCTACGACAACGAGGAGGACGACCAGGACGAGATTGCCCACAAGAACCAGATCAAG GATCTCATTCCTTTCGCCGTCATTGGTTCTGAGAAGACAGTCGTCGTCAACGGACAGAACGTTCGCGGACGCCAGACCAAGTGGGGTGTCATCAACG TCGAGGACGAGAACCACTGCGAGTTCGTCTACCTGCGTGACTTCCTCACTCGCACCCACCTTCAGGACCTCATCGAGACCACCGCTCAGATCCACTACGAATCCTTCCGCGCCAAGCAGCTGCTTGCCCTCAAGGAAAGCTCCGCTGTTGGCGGCCACTCTTCTCGTCCCATCTCGCCCTCCGCCGATCGCGAGCTTAGCAGGAACAGCCAGCGTATGACCATGAACGGCTACTAG